From the Myxococcales bacterium genome, one window contains:
- a CDS encoding thiolase family protein, with translation MATDDRTIVILDGGRRTPRADILVNNREPGLFARFSTTQLGGFAIAGALAQTQLDRGLVGHVVMGMAQHSHRDSIYAARGMGWRGGLDQTVPALTVARICGSGAEAVAVGAEIILGGLRHDHARPFIVVGGAESMQYPFTLYGVRGKKIGEAVQKYGPIDTKTLPAGTHLQDMLLMSLYDPSAGMAMANTAEELGRRYGITRDEADAFGFRSQTRAKAARDRGAFREETVAVTVQQDGAAEPFEVVHDTHIVDDVSLAKMGRLPAAFEAGGIVTAGNASAVVDGAGAMIIGTAADAAKHGAKPLARLAGVGVAGCDPRIMGWGPVPSTERALAAAGISGKDIERVELNEAFAPQALAVIRDFGEMGIDAGTVNPEGGAIALGHPLGATGAILTLTCAYGLRRAKQRYGLVTMCIGGGQGISLVLEAL, from the coding sequence ATGGCAACCGACGATCGCACCATCGTGATCCTCGACGGCGGGCGGCGCACGCCGCGCGCCGACATCCTCGTCAACAACCGCGAGCCCGGCCTGTTCGCGCGGTTCTCGACCACCCAGCTGGGCGGCTTCGCGATCGCCGGCGCGCTGGCGCAGACCCAGCTCGATCGCGGCCTCGTGGGCCACGTGGTCATGGGCATGGCCCAGCACAGCCACCGCGACTCGATCTACGCCGCGCGCGGCATGGGCTGGCGCGGCGGCCTCGACCAGACCGTGCCGGCGCTGACCGTCGCGCGCATCTGCGGCAGCGGCGCCGAGGCGGTCGCGGTCGGCGCCGAGATCATCCTCGGCGGGCTGCGCCACGACCACGCCCGCCCGTTCATCGTCGTCGGCGGCGCCGAGAGCATGCAGTACCCGTTCACGCTCTACGGCGTGCGCGGCAAGAAGATCGGCGAGGCCGTGCAGAAGTATGGGCCGATCGACACCAAGACCCTGCCGGCCGGCACCCACCTGCAGGACATGCTGCTGATGAGCCTGTACGACCCGTCGGCGGGCATGGCCATGGCCAACACCGCCGAGGAGCTCGGGCGCCGGTACGGCATCACCCGCGACGAGGCCGACGCGTTCGGGTTCCGGTCGCAGACCCGGGCCAAGGCCGCGCGCGATCGCGGCGCGTTCCGCGAGGAGACGGTCGCGGTCACGGTCCAGCAGGACGGCGCGGCCGAGCCGTTCGAGGTCGTCCACGACACCCACATCGTCGACGACGTGTCGCTGGCGAAGATGGGCCGGCTGCCGGCGGCGTTCGAGGCCGGCGGCATCGTCACGGCCGGCAACGCCAGCGCGGTCGTCGACGGCGCCGGCGCGATGATCATCGGCACCGCGGCCGACGCCGCCAAGCACGGCGCGAAGCCGCTGGCCCGGCTCGCCGGCGTCGGCGTCGCCGGCTGCGACCCGCGGATCATGGGCTGGGGGCCGGTGCCGTCGACCGAGCGGGCGCTGGCCGCCGCCGGGATCAGCGGCAAGGACATCGAGCGGGTCGAGCTCAACGAGGCGTTCGCGCCCCAGGCGCTCGCGGTCATCCGCGACTTCGGCGAGATGGGCATCGACGCCGGGACGGTGAACCCCGAGGGCGGCGCGATCGCGCTGGGCCACCCGCTCGGCGCCACCGGCGCGATCCTGACCCTGACCTGCGCCTACGGCCTGCGCCGCGCCAAGCAGCGCTACGGCCTGGTGACGATGTGCATCGGCGGCGGCCAGGGCATCTCGCTGGTGCTCGAGGCGCTCTAG